Below is a window of Arabidopsis thaliana chromosome 2, partial sequence DNA.
TCTTCGGCGATGGACAGGTTGTATTTTGTGGCCAATGAATGGATAAAAAATGTATGGATTATAGCATGtgatttggaatattttaaaattccacTACGTTATGTTAATACGAGGAGAAAGTTTTTTCAAACGAAAATTGGTTTAATAGCTTCCATATTTTTagagatttattttattataaatttttatattaattttttttttttttgaccgCTGCTATGATTAGAATTTAGAACTATGAAAAgcaggaaaaacaaaaattatggtatcttttaaaacacaattctttacattattttatttggagttttatatgtttaaaattgtatatcCAAATTTGGATTGTCATCTTACATCAAGAAAGTTATTCAATACTTTTGCAAAATCATAGAGACCCATCTCTTGTTAAGCTGTGGAATTTTTTATAACggaaaatggaaaattttcTAATCAAAAAGTGCTAAAAAAAGGCGACTCCAACCAACTACAATCACCAAATGAACTTTCCCAAGCCATACGAGAAAGAAAAGGCTGTCTAAAAAGAGACTAGAGTCATCCAAGCCACTCATATCATATGTAGGTGTTTTATCATCAATCATACAAAATATTACGAATCAAATCATCCACAATTCGTGAAGCAtttgaccttttttttatgtatgatCTAGTACAAATAACTAAACGACAAGCATATACTTGATGTGAGCCATTGGCTTACTAACTTAGGTAAagctttttattcttttctaaatAGTGATCATAAAATCTCGGATTAATTCAAAAAGTTGGCTATAAggaaaaatccaaatattaGTTTCATCTCTAAACAAAGTCACCATCGATTTAGTATTCTAAAACGCCAACATATGGAGTTTCAAAAGCATATATTTCTCTGGAAGAtgatcatttcttcttctttggttcttcttctgcatAGTTCTTGATTAGTGCTTCTACGTCTTTCCAGAATAAACCCTCAACAAGAACTCCATCTTTCGTGAACCTGAAAAACACACAGAGAAACCATCTAATGAGACTCATGTAAGGAAAACAGAGCGAGCAATTGTAAGAAAGATGCCGAGAGAGAGACCATTGGGTGACACTTTTGGTGAGCTGAACTGACTTCCCAGCTGAGATTGATTTTGGATCAGCACTGTCGATGGTGAGAGTGTACTGATCAGAGAATCTGGGCAACTTTGAAGATACCACCAAACCAGTGCTGGTGAATGATCCCTGCGTATCAACCATCagattttaagatttttccaaAGAGGAGCACCAAATGATGAGCTAAACATACATGTTTGAACAGTAGCAAAACAAATGAGAGTGAGCAAATATATATCAACCAGAGAGCTTTAGGATCTTGAGTCTTGACATAACAAAATGAAGCAATCCCACTAACCAAATTATTGCATCAATTTAACATGGCTTCAGAAAGACAAAATGTCTGAGctctttttgttatgtttccTAGAGCTAACTAAACGAGTACAGAATGAAatgtttggaaaaaaaaatctcatcgTCTCGGATACTAACTAAATGAGAGGAGTAATTTCTTCAAGCTGGTAAGAATGAGAAATAAACCACCCAAGTTACAGTCCAGAATCCTCCACTTAGTTGAACAATTATGTTTCGAGAAACAAGACAGAAACGATTGcaaacatcaaaaacttttgttcaactatttttcaaaatctaaagTTTGAAGACTAAAACTAATTGAACAATACATTGAAAGGGAAATGTAGTTTTGCCTAGAgctcaaatgaaaaaaaaaaaaaaaaaaaaagatgccTTAAGATATGCAAAGTTGCAAACTTTACATAACATGTCAGgcaagcagaaacaaaatacaaaacaaaaggaatgCAAAAGTTTGACACCAGAATTCAAACTATAGCTCCAGTTAAAAGTAAGTGAACAAGGAAAAAAGGTACATTATGCACCTAAATCACAGAAATACAATACAATTGTAGCATCATAGACAAAACAAGAATGTAGCCCAAACCACGAAACTTCTCAATGAAATAACTTTTCTAAATAGTCAGAGACCAAACCTCAGGAGGATAGGTGAACAAAATCGCATTCTTCTCCTTAGTGTACAGAATCAGCTGCAACACCGCATTCAACACTACATACGTGTCATATAGTCAAGGACcaaacatcttcttcagaatTATCCAAATACAAGACATATATCGATCAGCTTCTATAGTCATACTTTAGATACAAGAAGGTTTTCCAAAATCTAATGCTAACTAAGCACAAAGAATTCGAGCCACATTACAAGTTCTCTAAtctcaattttcttaaatttcatCTTAGCCACTGGAAACCAACCAAATGAGAGTCAAGCAGAAAGCAGAAAGTATCAATTGAATTCGAGAAAAAAGGATATAATGCGATGCATCCAATCAAAAAATCCCTGTTCTCAGGGAATTTCTTGTTGTAGAATTGAGCAACAAGAGCAACAACGATGATAATCGTTCCCAAAATCAGTTTGAGGTTGCTCAATCTCACATCCTCCTTATAGCCACGGCTCGTAACGATCTACGAATCATAGATTCACATATCAGAGAAATATGGAGCAACGAACAAGGAAAATCTTAGAAAATTCTTACATCGGAGACGGATTCGTCAAGGATGTGCTTGATCGAGTGGTGGTCCAATAGATTGGCCTTCTTAACATTCTTGTTGGTTGAttctgtcttcttctcctccatgGTGAACAGATCGGATCCAGATAATACCAGATCTCTAATGTTCTTCGAAAATTCGAACGCAGAGTTTCAGATTTTCACGAGCGCTGAGACTAGGAGAGACTGATGTTTTTGGTtcgaggaggaagaagacgatatATTGGATGGAGCTAGAAGACGTTTCAGTCAAAACTCGTTTATTATGATGTCGTTTTGATGGATGAAATTTATTGGGCCTTGCTGGGCTTAATGTAGTCAAGTCAACTAATGACACATCTAAAccttttttgtcaactaattAAACCCTTATTTGACTATTATAAACTTAAATGCTGAAGATTTCTTTCTattgaagaaagaacaaaggaaATCTGCCAAACTTTATTCAGATTTCATTACTAAAGAATCTTGCAGAAATTACAATAATCAATTGCAATCATCAGGAAATGAACAACAATCCCAATAGTGTAATAATTAATCAAGAAAACTATTGGAaatttaatctatttttatttatttctaactACTAGCGTTCATTCAAGAAGGCTTGGACTTGACTTAGCTAGAGGTAGCGTTTGAGAGCAACAGCTTAGCTCCCTTGACAAGCTCTTCCTTGATCATGAACAGAACCGCAGCAGCTAAAACGCTCTGCACAATCTTTGTGCTCATCCCTTTATAAAACCCGTAAAGCCCTTCATATCGAATCATTTTCAGAATCGCGTCCAATGTTCCTGtaattcaaaaccaacacaGCAACTCTTAGCTTTAACTGACAAATGAGTTATTTTGGCCATTTCATGATAAGAGGGAAAACCTTTGTATTGTTGTCTTTTGTCCCCTGTTGTGACCTGTTTGGCTTGAAGTCGCGACTTTACAACCAAGAGAGGGTAAGTTGTGACTGTAGCTCCGAGT
It encodes the following:
- a CDS encoding Microsomal signal peptidase 25 kDa subunit (SPC25) (Microsomal signal peptidase 25 kDa subunit (SPC25); FUNCTIONS IN: peptidase activity; INVOLVED IN: signal peptide processing; LOCATED IN: endoplasmic reticulum; EXPRESSED IN: male gametophyte, callus; CONTAINS InterPro DOMAIN/s: Signal peptidase complex subunit 2 (InterPro:IPR009582); BEST Arabidopsis thaliana protein match is: Microsomal signal peptidase 25 kDa subunit (SPC25) (TAIR:AT4G04200.1); Has 283 Blast hits to 281 proteins in 107 species: Archae - 0; Bacteria - 0; Metazoa - 171; Fungi - 36; Plants - 62; Viruses - 0; Other Eukaryotes - 14 (source: NCBI BLink).), which translates into the protein MEEKKTESTNKNVKKANLLDHHSIKHILDESVSDIVTSRGYKEDVRLSNLKLILGTIIIVVALVAQFYNKKFPENRDFLIGCIALYVVLNAVLQLILYTKEKNAILFTYPPEGSFTSTGLVVSSKLPRFSDQYTLTIDSADPKSISAGKSVQLTKSVTQWFTKDGVLVEGLFWKDVEALIKNYAEEEPKKKK